In the Verrucomicrobiota bacterium genome, GGCCACGATTATTGGTTACGCCTTCTCTTCGATCAATTCGCGCCGGGCACCGCTCAACAGTTGTTCGATAAAGTTGGTGGAGTAAACACCGCGCCGGAAATTCGGGTCTTGAAGAATTGCCTGTTGGAAGGAGATCGTCGTCTTCACCCCGGTCAGCATGTATTCACTGAGGGCGCGACTCATCTTGTCCATCGCCTCGCGCCGATCTTTGCCGTAGGTGATGAGCTTGCTGATCATCGAGTCGTAATGGGACGGGACGGTGTAGCCGGCGTAGGCGTGACTGTCCACCCGCACGCCGCGCCCGCCGGGGGAATAATACATTTCGATTCGTCCGGGGCTGGGACGGAAATCATCAAACGGGTCCTCGGCATTGATGCGGCATTCGATGGCGTGACCTTTGAATTGGATGTCGCTCTGGGAATGGCGCAACGGTTCCCCCATGGCAATCATGATCTGATAGCGGACCAGATCGATGCCGGTCACTTCCTCGGTGATGGGATGCTCCACCTGGATGCGTTTGTTGACTTCGAGAAAGTAATAATTACCCCGATCATCCACGATGAATTCGACCGTGCCGGCATTGGTGTAATGCGCCAGCTCGGCAATGCGCACTGCCGCTTTGCCGATCTTGTCCCTCAACTTGCGATGTCTGCCCTCGATCAACGGGGAGGGCGTCTCTTCAATCAACTTTTGGTTGCGTCGTTGAACTGAACAATCGCGCTCGCCGAGGTGAATGATGTGACCTTTATGGTCGCCCAGGATTTGAAACTCGATATGGTGCGGGTTCTCAATCAACTTCTCGATATAGACACCCGAATTGCCAAAGGCTTTATCCGCCTCGGTGCGGGCGGTGTGAAAGCCTTTGACCAGTGAAATGTCATTGTGCGCTGGCCTCATCCCGCGTCCGCCGCCACCGGCCACCGCCTTGATCATGACCGGATAACCAATCCGTTTGGCCGTCACGAGCGCGTCCTGCTCATTATCCACCAAACCATCCGAGCCGGGAGGCACCGGCACACCAGCCTTTTTGGCCAGCGCACGGCTCACCGCCTTGTCTTCCAAAGCGTTCATCGCCCGGGAGCTCGGGCCGATAAAGCGGATGTTACAACTCTCACAAACATCCGCAAAGTGGGCGTTTTCAGAAAGAAACCCGTACCCCGGATGAATCGCGTCCACGTCGGCGATCTCTGCCGCGCTAATGATGCGGTCGATCCGCAGATAACTCTCGCTGCTGGCCGCCTTGCCGATGCAGATGGCTTCGTCGGCCATTTGTGCGTGCATGGAGTTGGCGTCAGCTTCCGAATAAACGGCCACCGTGCGGATGTTAAGCTCTTTGCACGCGCGAATGATTCGAACGGCGATCTCTCCTCGATTGGCTATCAAAACTTTCTCAAACATGTGGTTTAGAGCGGAAGCGTTAGACTTAGCCAGTCAGTCTGGCTTGGATCAACAAAGCGACACATTCATTAACTCGT is a window encoding:
- the accC gene encoding acetyl-CoA carboxylase biotin carboxylase subunit gives rise to the protein MFEKVLIANRGEIAVRIIRACKELNIRTVAVYSEADANSMHAQMADEAICIGKAASSESYLRIDRIISAAEIADVDAIHPGYGFLSENAHFADVCESCNIRFIGPSSRAMNALEDKAVSRALAKKAGVPVPPGSDGLVDNEQDALVTAKRIGYPVMIKAVAGGGGRGMRPAHNDISLVKGFHTARTEADKAFGNSGVYIEKLIENPHHIEFQILGDHKGHIIHLGERDCSVQRRNQKLIEETPSPLIEGRHRKLRDKIGKAAVRIAELAHYTNAGTVEFIVDDRGNYYFLEVNKRIQVEHPITEEVTGIDLVRYQIMIAMGEPLRHSQSDIQFKGHAIECRINAEDPFDDFRPSPGRIEMYYSPGGRGVRVDSHAYAGYTVPSHYDSMISKLITYGKDRREAMDKMSRALSEYMLTGVKTTISFQQAILQDPNFRRGVYSTNFIEQLLSGARRELIEEKA